TGCTGGAGTTAAAGAAGAACAAGTTATTAATACTTCTCTTGAAAAAATTGAAAAATACATAAAAAATAGAAATTAAAAAAAGCCTTTAAAAAGGCTTTTTTTTGTATGTATTAATATTCTTTTGGAGATAAAACTAATATGAGAGAGATTTTAATATATCGCTTCAAGGGGTGAAATATAACTTGGTTTATTATAACGAACTGATTAAACACTCGGGTAACTCCCATCTGGTTGAAGCTTCTGAAATAGCTATTCTCTCAATTCTTAAGGAGATTCCTTTTCATCTTCATGCTGAGGGTCCTAGAGGAACTGGTAAAACTACTATACTCAGAAGTGTGAAAAATGTACTTCCAGAAATAAAAAGAATAAAGGATTGCGAATATAATTGTGATCCGAATATGCCTCACTGTCCTTTACACAAGAATCTTACAGAAAAAGAAGTAGAAAAGATTGGGTATGAGTATATACAGATTCCATATTTTGAAATCTCACATACAGCTAAACCGGGAACAGTGGCTGGTAGTATAGATCTAAAAAAGTTAACCGACAGCAAAAAACCTCTAGCAGCTCTTTTGCCAGGTATAATACCCAGGGCACATAGAGGTATAATATTTGTAGACGAAATAAATCGTTTGGCTGATACTTCTCCTGAACTTGCTGATATTCTCCTTGATGTAATGGGGACAAAACCAGGAAAGATTCAGATCGAAGAAACAGGGCTCGAAAAGGTAGAATTACCCGTCAACGTTTCTGTTTGGGCCGCTTCAAACCCTGATGAAGATCCAGGTTCTTTAGAAGACATCAGAAGACAGCTATCAGATAGATTTGATTTTTCTGTCCTTGTGGAAAGACCGAGAGAAAAGGAAGTAGTTGAAAAAATACTTCAAAATAAAAACTTTCTGGATACAAATATATATTCAACAGCAAATCAGGATACAAAGACGAAAAATGATTTACTTAGCGTATTGTCCTCGGATAAAAACAGTTTTGAATTAGAAAAAAGTGTAGAAAAAAACCTTGCTCATATTTATGTTAATTATAAGCTTGAAAGTCTTAGGGCGCTTAAAGCATTAAGATTAGGATCAATATTAAAATCGGCTGTAAAAGGCAAGAAAAGAGGAGAACTCCAGGAACTATTAGAGGTGACTCCGATGGCTTTAAAGCACAGAGTAGACAAAAAAACCCTTTCGAATATTATAGATTACCTAAAAAAGGAAAAAGAAGAACCTACAACTACAGAAGAAAAATTAGATTATCCAAGCAAGAATTACTTTAATGAAAACAACGATAAAAAAACTAATACTAGAAAGAATTTTATTAAATCTCTTTTAGACAAATTTAAAATGCCGGGGCCTACTTCATCAAAAGGAACGGGTGATCAAAGTAATAAAAGCTGCAGTCACAATAATACTGCCAAAAGTAAAAGTAATGCTACGGGAAATAGTGACAATAATAGCTCTAAAAGCTGTCAGAGCGGAGGCAGCGGAGTACAAATGAAACCTGATGAAAATAACATGAGAGCACCAGAAGTTGATGCAAAGCCTATTTCAGAGCTGGTGGAAAAAGGTGAGCTAATAAAAAAAGGAGAGAAGGATGAATGAAAACTGTCGGCAGAGTAGATAGCTTAGAAGAAAAAATTTTTGATGCCCTGACTAACCGGGAAGGACTCAGGGTAGGAGAAGCCTCTGTTGTAAGTACGCAGGTACATACTGTAGACCCAAATGAGCCAGATAAAGTAGTTACAGTACCACAAGATGCAGGGCAAACATTTTATCATAGAAAGAACCCAGGAGAGATAATTCACATTGATTGTTTTCATGAAATAGGTCGTCCCGATCAAAAAAAATTAGCCAGGGACATATTACATTATATTAATGATTTGGAAGATGAGGTAGATGTCCCTGGATGGCTTAAGGATTATATTGATATTCAGACGGGCAGTGGAGGTGGCAGGTTAACTGGAACATTAGAATATGGTCAAAAAAAGACTCTAAGAGATGCACATCTAAATCATGTTCATATAGCCCTATATTTGATCCCTGATAATTATTGCTTGATTTTACCTTTGATTGACGGACTAGAAAGAGGGATAATTAAGCAGGGGTATAAATTAAAAAAAATTGAAAGAGTTATTGTTAAAACAAGCAAAAAAGATGATGGCGATGACAATGAAAATGAGTCTTCGTTTGATACAAGTGATTATGCAAGTGACGCCGATACATTGTTAAAAGAAGAGAATAATAATAAAAGTGGCAAGCCATCAAATGAGGATTCAAATGCTACCGGTGAAGATGAAGATATAGGAGACCAAACTGAAATTAAAGAAGACCAAAGTGATAATATAGAAGCCCAAAGTGAAAATATAAATCCTTTTGAAAACGGAAAATATAGCTCTGAAAATACCAGGGACCTATCTGAAATTAGAAGTGAATGTCTTGATGATCCTGCCAAAGTTCAAGATTTTGTAGAAAAGCTAAATAAAGGATATCCTAAAAAAAGTATAGAAAAGGAATATCCCAGGGTATACAATGATATGGATAATTTGTTGAAAAAAAATATTCTCAAAGAGAAGGATGGGAAGTTATATTTAACTGAGCATGGAAAAAATATAATGAAATATATGCAAAGGCATCTAAAGGATATAGAATTTAATTTGAAACGATTGGCAAAAAAGTTACCTGATGCCCACGGTGCTCTTCCAAAGAAAATTAAGAAAAAAGGTGATGGTCTTACAAGAAACTATTTTGGAAAAGGCGAAGTGAAAAAAAGAGAAGGTAATGAATTAGGGGGGCCTATCGCAATAACAGAAACGGTTGTAAGAGGTGCTGTTAGAAGTTATAATGAAAAAGATTATTTCACAATAAAACCTGAAGATGTGCATGTAGTTAAACCTCAAAAATTCACCTCTCTTGACCTGTGTCTACTGATAGATGCGAGCGGCAGCATGACTGGAAGAAGAATGAAAGAAGTCAAGTTTTTGGCAGAACATCTACTTGTTACTACTAGAGACAAAGTATCAATAATATCTTTTCAAGAAGACAGGGTAGAAATAAAAGTTCCCTTTACTAGAGATAGATCTGAGATGAAAGAAGGGTTAGCAAGTCTAAAAGCTGCTGGGTTGACCCCTATGGCCTATGGAATAAAAGAAGGAAAAAGATATATGGAAAGAGAAGGCAGAAAAAATTCTATGCTGCTACTGATAACCGATGGCTTACCCACAATATGTGGTGGAGGTGCTGACCCTTTTTTGGAGACGCTTCGCGCTGCAAAAGAGCTTTCCAAAACAAGTTATAAATTTACCTGCATAGGATTAGAGCCAAATGTCAGTTTTTTGAGAAAGCTAACTGATGAAGCTGGAGGTTCATTATACGTAGTTGAGGAATTTAACAGGGAGTCCTTACTTAAAGTAGTAAAACAAGAACGTCAGGAAGTATAAAAATGAATGGGGTGTATATTTTATGAAACATGAACTGGTTATTATTACAGGCTTGTCAGGAGCCGGTAAAACTGAAGTAGTTAGATGTTTCGAAGACCTTGGATATTTTTGTGTGGACAACCTTCCGCCGACTTTTATCCCCAAATTTGCAGAGCTAATTTTACAATCTGAAGGCAAGGTTGATAAAGTAGCCCTGGTTTCTGATATCAGAGGGGGGGAGTTTTTTGATTCTCTTCAGTGGGCCCTAGATGAATTGAAAAAGTACGAGATATCTTATGAGATATTATTCTTAGAGGCCGAAACTTCGATTTTAATAAGACGTTATAAAGAAACTAGAAGACGACATCCACTATCTGATGAATATAATATCGAAGAGGCGATCAAAAAAGAAAGAGATAAATTACAGCAGGTAAAAGAAAAGGCGGACAAAATTCTTAATACCGGGAGTTTAACTCCAAGGGACTTGAAAAAAGAAATAACCAGTATGTACACCCAAAAAACAAGGGACGATTATATATCTATTACTTTGATGAGTTTTGGTTATAAACACGGCCTACCTATGGATGCAGATCTTGTTTTTGATGCGAGGTGTCTACCAAACCCTCATTATGTGGAAGAATATAGGGAAAAGACTGGCGAAGACATGGATGTAAGTAATTATGTATTTAACTCAGAGATAGCGCATAAGTTTTTAGAGAAAATAAGTGATTTAGTTCATTTTTTGATTCCTTGCTTTGTTGGAGAGGGAAGAACTCAAGTTGTTATAGCTGTTGGATGTACAGGTGGACGTCACCGTTCTGTAGCTGTTATTAACTGGTTAAAAAAAGACTTTTTGGATAAAGGTAAAAATGTGATTATCTTGCATCGGGATAAAGATAAATAGGGGTTGGTAGTAAAATGGCGAAACTGAAATGGCTTTATCCAGGACTTAAAGTAAAAAGATGGTTGTTTTTAGCTTTCCTGGGTTTTATTATGATATTATCAGGGGTAACAGTAGTTATTGGACCGCTTAACCTGGCTTCTATTAGCCGTGAAAGTTTTATAATTTTAAGCGAGTTATTTGGAATGCATTCTAGATATAATGGATTAATAATTGCTTTGATTGGGCTTTTTTTCGTGTGGCTTGGAATAAAAAAAGCTTTTAGATCAATTATAAGTATCCTGTTACCTCAGGATGAGGGAAGACTTGCCGAAATCTTGTATAATAGGAGACAGATGAAAAAAGGGCCTAAAGTTCTAGCTATAGGTGGTGGAACAGGGCTTCCGGCAGTGCTTCGGGGGCTAAAGCCATATACTGGAAACATAACGGCCGTGGTAGCAGTTTCAGATGATGGAGGAAGCTCCGGTAAGTTGAGAGGAGAGCTAGATATGCTGCCTCCGGGGGACGTCAGAAACTGTCTTTTGGCACTTGCAGATACTGAGCCTTTATTGGAACAAATATTTGAACATAGGTTTACAAAAGGAAAAGAACTTGCAGGTCATAACGTAGGAAATTTAATTATTGCAGCTCTAAATGAAAACCTTGGTTTTTTGGAATCTATTAAGGCTCTTTCAAAAATACTTGCTGTAAAGGGGAAGGTGTTACCCGTTACGGACAAGCCGCTGACTATAGAAGCATTATACGAAAGCGGGCGAAAAGAAAAAGGAGAAAGTCAGATACCAAATCCCGGGGAAAAAATAAAGAGTATAAAAATAAAGGATGATAATGTTAAACTTCTTCCTGAAGTTATGGAAGCTATACGGGAAGCTGATGCTATTATAATTGGTCCAGGTAGCCTCTATACCAGTATAATACCCAATTTGCTTGTTCCTGGTATAGTAGAAGAGATAGAAAAATCTAAAGCTCCAAAAATCTGGGTAGCAAACATAATGACCCAACCAGGTGAAACTGATAATTATTCTTTGTCCAATCATCTAGAAGTATTTAAAGAGCATACAGGTTCATACCTGGTTAATACAGTTGTAGCTAATCGTCACAAAAAATTTAACCAGAAAGCCTTGAAAAAATATCAAGAAGAAGGGCAGGTGCCGGTGAAAATAGATAAGGAAAATTTGAATGAGCTAAATAAAATAAAAATTTTAAGCGGTGACTTTGCTCTAGACAGTTCACTTATAAGGCATAACCATGAAGCCTTAGGTCGTGCAATAATGAAAGAGATAGTGTCAGAAAAACTAAAAAGTGACTTAAATCTATCTACTCTTTCCCTTTCAGGTTTAATTAGAGCAAATGATAAAAAGGCATCTAATTTTTTAAGGAGATGAGGGGATGAAAGGCTTATGTCTTTTGCAAGAGATAGTAAAGAAGAAGTAACAAGAATAAAAGTAGACACACAGTGTTGTCTTAAGGCCGAACTTGGAGCCTATATATTTATAAATGGTAGTATGAACTTAGGTAAAAAAATATACCTGGAACTAAACTCCGAAAATGCTGCAGTAGCTAGAAGGATGTTTTCGCTACTAAAAGAAGTTTTTGAAGTAGAAGCCCAGATTGTTGTTAGACAAAAGACTAGATTAAAGAAAAATAAGGTATATAATTTAAGAATAGAAGGAAGAGAGAAGATACTAAAAATACTTCAGTCGATAGGCCTTATCAAAGAAGGTATAGAAGGTTTGATGTTAAATGAGAATATAAATCAAGAAGTAATCGAAAATGAATGCTGTAAGCGTAGTTTCCTACGGGGTGCTTATCTTGCTTCTGGCTCAATGACTGATCCCGACCTTTCATACCATCTAGAGATAATAACGGAATATAAAAGTAAGGGCAGAGATTTGGTCCGGATTATGGATTTTTTTGACCTTAAACCAGGCTTGATGGAGAAAAAAAATGGTTATATAGTATATATTAAAGGAAGCGAAGAAATTTCGACTTTTTTAAATGTTATTGGAGCTCACAAAGCCCTTTTGGATTTTGAAAATGTTAGAGTTCTTAAAGGCATGAGAAACAAAATAAATAGGCTTGTAAACTGTGAAACAGCAAACTTACAAAAAACGGTTGTTGCGTCTTTAAGGCAGGTAGAAAATATTGATATAATAGACAGAGCGATTGGTATATCTAACTTGCCTCCTGATCTTAAAGAGATAGCTATTAAAAGAGTTAATTATCCAGAAAAAACTTTAAAAGAGCTTGGAGAGGAACTTAATCCACCTCTTGGCAAATCTGGAGTAAACCATCGAATAAGAAAATTAGAGAGGATGGCAAAAAAAATAAAAAAAGAAATCTAATTTTGTCTTTTTTTGAAGGAACATTTAAATCTTTGTAGTAATAGAATACTTAGGAGAAACTTTCTAGTCCCTGATTTTTTTGGCCGAGGCTGGATAAATATTACCCGGTCGGGACAAATTTGCCTCGCTAGTTTATTTTTTATTGGTTTATACTAATCCTTTGTATTAGCCGGGAGTGAAATTCAGTTGGAAAAAGAATTAGAATTTTTACATCAATTAACGCCTGAGATTGATGAGATGATTCATTTAAGGTACAAAATACTTTCCAACATTTCCTATTTTCAACCAATAGGTAGAAGAAATCTTGCTAATAGGTTGAAAATAAAGGAAAGAAAACTAAGGAATGAACTTGAGATCCTAAATGACAGACATTTTGTTCAAGTATCTGCTAACGGGATGTA
The Natranaerofaba carboxydovora genome window above contains:
- a CDS encoding ATP-binding protein — encoded protein: MVYYNELIKHSGNSHLVEASEIAILSILKEIPFHLHAEGPRGTGKTTILRSVKNVLPEIKRIKDCEYNCDPNMPHCPLHKNLTEKEVEKIGYEYIQIPYFEISHTAKPGTVAGSIDLKKLTDSKKPLAALLPGIIPRAHRGIIFVDEINRLADTSPELADILLDVMGTKPGKIQIEETGLEKVELPVNVSVWAASNPDEDPGSLEDIRRQLSDRFDFSVLVERPREKEVVEKILQNKNFLDTNIYSTANQDTKTKNDLLSVLSSDKNSFELEKSVEKNLAHIYVNYKLESLRALKALRLGSILKSAVKGKKRGELQELLEVTPMALKHRVDKKTLSNIIDYLKKEKEEPTTTEEKLDYPSKNYFNENNDKKTNTRKNFIKSLLDKFKMPGPTSSKGTGDQSNKSCSHNNTAKSKSNATGNSDNNSSKSCQSGGSGVQMKPDENNMRAPEVDAKPISELVEKGELIKKGEKDE
- a CDS encoding vWA domain-containing protein, which encodes MKTVGRVDSLEEKIFDALTNREGLRVGEASVVSTQVHTVDPNEPDKVVTVPQDAGQTFYHRKNPGEIIHIDCFHEIGRPDQKKLARDILHYINDLEDEVDVPGWLKDYIDIQTGSGGGRLTGTLEYGQKKTLRDAHLNHVHIALYLIPDNYCLILPLIDGLERGIIKQGYKLKKIERVIVKTSKKDDGDDNENESSFDTSDYASDADTLLKEENNNKSGKPSNEDSNATGEDEDIGDQTEIKEDQSDNIEAQSENINPFENGKYSSENTRDLSEIRSECLDDPAKVQDFVEKLNKGYPKKSIEKEYPRVYNDMDNLLKKNILKEKDGKLYLTEHGKNIMKYMQRHLKDIEFNLKRLAKKLPDAHGALPKKIKKKGDGLTRNYFGKGEVKKREGNELGGPIAITETVVRGAVRSYNEKDYFTIKPEDVHVVKPQKFTSLDLCLLIDASGSMTGRRMKEVKFLAEHLLVTTRDKVSIISFQEDRVEIKVPFTRDRSEMKEGLASLKAAGLTPMAYGIKEGKRYMEREGRKNSMLLLITDGLPTICGGGADPFLETLRAAKELSKTSYKFTCIGLEPNVSFLRKLTDEAGGSLYVVEEFNRESLLKVVKQERQEV
- the rapZ gene encoding RNase adapter RapZ encodes the protein MKHELVIITGLSGAGKTEVVRCFEDLGYFCVDNLPPTFIPKFAELILQSEGKVDKVALVSDIRGGEFFDSLQWALDELKKYEISYEILFLEAETSILIRRYKETRRRHPLSDEYNIEEAIKKERDKLQQVKEKADKILNTGSLTPRDLKKEITSMYTQKTRDDYISITLMSFGYKHGLPMDADLVFDARCLPNPHYVEEYREKTGEDMDVSNYVFNSEIAHKFLEKISDLVHFLIPCFVGEGRTQVVIAVGCTGGRHRSVAVINWLKKDFLDKGKNVIILHRDKDK
- a CDS encoding gluconeogenesis factor YvcK family protein — its product is MAKLKWLYPGLKVKRWLFLAFLGFIMILSGVTVVIGPLNLASISRESFIILSELFGMHSRYNGLIIALIGLFFVWLGIKKAFRSIISILLPQDEGRLAEILYNRRQMKKGPKVLAIGGGTGLPAVLRGLKPYTGNITAVVAVSDDGGSSGKLRGELDMLPPGDVRNCLLALADTEPLLEQIFEHRFTKGKELAGHNVGNLIIAALNENLGFLESIKALSKILAVKGKVLPVTDKPLTIEALYESGRKEKGESQIPNPGEKIKSIKIKDDNVKLLPEVMEAIREADAIIIGPGSLYTSIIPNLLVPGIVEEIEKSKAPKIWVANIMTQPGETDNYSLSNHLEVFKEHTGSYLVNTVVANRHKKFNQKALKKYQEEGQVPVKIDKENLNELNKIKILSGDFALDSSLIRHNHEALGRAIMKEIVSEKLKSDLNLSTLSLSGLIRANDKKASNFLRR
- the whiA gene encoding DNA-binding protein WhiA yields the protein MSFARDSKEEVTRIKVDTQCCLKAELGAYIFINGSMNLGKKIYLELNSENAAVARRMFSLLKEVFEVEAQIVVRQKTRLKKNKVYNLRIEGREKILKILQSIGLIKEGIEGLMLNENINQEVIENECCKRSFLRGAYLASGSMTDPDLSYHLEIITEYKSKGRDLVRIMDFFDLKPGLMEKKNGYIVYIKGSEEISTFLNVIGAHKALLDFENVRVLKGMRNKINRLVNCETANLQKTVVASLRQVENIDIIDRAIGISNLPPDLKEIAIKRVNYPEKTLKELGEELNPPLGKSGVNHRIRKLERMAKKIKKEI